Proteins from one Mycolicibacter virginiensis genomic window:
- a CDS encoding urea amidolyase associated protein UAAP2, giving the protein MTSPSQAPRIVSDEVVAARAPWSAVVRAGDLLQIIDLHGNQAVDCLLYDAGDHTRRYSAQATVAAARNIFLSTGSVLRSADGTALMTVVADEVGNHDTIAGACSQESNTLRYGHHTAHQHACVENFLAEGARWGLGKRDIVSNINWFMNVPVEADGTLGIVDGLSAPGKSLTLRAEIDTLVLVSNCPQINNPCNGFDPTPVRMVISRT; this is encoded by the coding sequence ATGACCAGCCCCTCTCAGGCCCCGCGCATCGTCTCCGACGAGGTGGTGGCGGCCCGGGCGCCCTGGTCGGCAGTGGTGCGCGCTGGAGATCTGCTGCAGATCATCGATCTGCACGGAAACCAGGCGGTGGACTGCCTGCTCTACGACGCCGGTGACCACACCCGCCGGTACAGCGCCCAGGCCACCGTTGCCGCTGCGCGCAATATCTTCTTGAGCACCGGCTCGGTGTTGCGCAGCGCCGACGGCACCGCCCTGATGACCGTCGTCGCCGACGAGGTCGGCAACCACGACACCATCGCCGGAGCCTGCTCGCAGGAATCCAACACCCTGCGCTACGGGCACCACACCGCCCACCAGCACGCCTGCGTGGAGAACTTCCTCGCCGAGGGGGCCCGGTGGGGCCTGGGTAAACGCGACATCGTCTCCAACATCAACTGGTTCATGAACGTCCCCGTCGAAGCCGACGGCACGCTGGGCATCGTCGACGGCCTCTCGGCCCCGGGCAAGAGCCTGACCCTTCGCGCGGAGATCGACACCCTGGTACTGGTGTCGAACTGCCCGCAGATCAACAACCCGTGCAACGGTTTTGACCCGACACCGGTGCGGATGGTGATCAGCCGAACATGA
- a CDS encoding DUF1989 domain-containing protein yields MENPRTDSTDGARLHARAQAQHASMRIPAAPDGVDTATLIWSESIPANGYATKVLARGSRLRLIDIEGGACAHLLLYRADAPWERLNVADTMKVPWQAYLGAGHPLLSDQGRVLATVVADSSGHHDMLCGPDAIGRQLLLLGAIKHGMGIRDVAPSVSLFRGVRVDPVSGALAFTGSAGPGAATDLLIHLPVVLVVANAAHPLDPHPPATPLDVVAWRAGEQLADLADQDPEYLRAVQNTEAAWAAGTGECS; encoded by the coding sequence ATGGAAAACCCACGCACCGATTCCACCGACGGCGCACGCCTGCACGCGCGCGCTCAGGCGCAGCACGCGTCGATGCGCATCCCGGCGGCTCCGGACGGCGTCGACACGGCGACGCTGATCTGGTCCGAGTCGATCCCGGCGAACGGTTACGCCACCAAGGTGCTGGCCCGCGGCAGCCGGCTCCGACTGATCGATATCGAGGGCGGCGCGTGCGCGCATCTGTTGCTGTACCGCGCCGACGCGCCTTGGGAACGGCTCAACGTCGCCGACACGATGAAGGTCCCGTGGCAGGCCTACCTTGGTGCCGGCCATCCGCTGCTGTCCGATCAGGGCCGGGTGCTGGCCACCGTCGTCGCCGACTCCTCGGGACACCACGACATGCTCTGCGGCCCGGACGCCATCGGCCGACAACTGCTGCTGTTGGGCGCGATCAAGCACGGCATGGGCATTCGAGATGTGGCGCCGTCGGTGTCATTGTTCCGCGGGGTTCGCGTCGATCCGGTCAGCGGGGCACTGGCATTCACCGGGTCCGCGGGGCCCGGCGCGGCGACGGACCTGCTGATCCACCTTCCGGTGGTGCTGGTGGTTGCCAATGCCGCGCACCCGCTGGATCCCCACCCGCCTGCAACGCCATTGGACGTAGTTGCCTGGCGGGCCGGCGAGCAGTTGGCTGACCTAGCCGACCAGGACCCGGAATACCTACGAGCGGTGCAGAACACCGAGGCGGCCTGGGCCGCCGGAACGGGGGAGTGCTCATGA